From a region of the Polyangium spumosum genome:
- a CDS encoding HIT family protein, translating into MGHPLWAPWRMEYILSKKGGSCVFCGIEAAPPEELRERLVVCDTPRAFVVLNRYPFAAAHLLVVPHAHVDALEKLSREDHHALFDLVRDATQRLRAAVKPEGLNVGLNLGAAAGAGIAEHLHAHIVPRWSGDTNFMPVLADVRVVPQALEKTRDYLAPFFADLPGARLPAPSDGGESP; encoded by the coding sequence ATGGGCCATCCGCTCTGGGCGCCGTGGCGCATGGAGTACATCCTTTCAAAAAAGGGTGGATCCTGCGTGTTTTGTGGCATCGAAGCTGCACCGCCGGAGGAGCTCCGCGAGCGCCTCGTCGTGTGTGATACGCCGCGCGCGTTCGTCGTGCTGAACCGCTACCCGTTCGCCGCGGCGCACCTCCTGGTCGTGCCGCACGCGCACGTCGACGCGCTGGAGAAGCTCTCGCGCGAGGATCATCACGCCCTCTTCGATCTCGTGCGCGATGCGACGCAGCGCCTGCGCGCCGCGGTCAAGCCCGAGGGGCTCAACGTGGGCTTGAACCTGGGCGCGGCCGCGGGCGCGGGGATCGCCGAGCACCTGCACGCGCACATCGTCCCGCGCTGGAGCGGCGACACGAACTTCATGCCGGTGCTCGCCGACGTACGCGTCGTGCCCCAGGCCCTCGAGAAGACGCGCGACTACCTCGCGCCTTTTTTCGCGGATCTGCCGGGCGCGCGCCTGCCCGCGCCGAGTGATGGAGGCGAGAGCCCGTGA
- a CDS encoding AI-2E family transporter yields the protein MNEPSPPVSAHPPERKTARRVFLATSAVLVVALCITAHAVMLPFVLALVVAYVLTPAVLRVERKRVPRWAAILLVYAMTLGAIGGFIGMIVPRLVTEGQALASEWPNLTRKVRSEWLPAIDSRLVRWAGQRPAESAPEPTPNASPEINAGEAQKAEAQEAERPPLRIVKRDDGSYDVFVSEDLRLHEVQHGTWEVVNEEPKNISSAGLLREGFDKALLYLRQNATLVLQVGQKIAGAISRGIFNLFMTLMLAGYIILTHEKILAFFRDLWDPTSHHTFDRFMRRLDRGLSGVVRGQLLICLVNGVLSAIGFWLFHLKYWPILSILAAVMSLIPIFGSILSSIPAVLIGLTQSPMTAFGVLAWIVGIHQLEANFLNPKIIGDAAKIHPVLVVFSLLVGEHFFQITGALFAVPCMSIAQTIFLHFRESTMGLSDPMSTHPPKAKVRPDVKETPSTPEAGAAG from the coding sequence GTGAACGAACCGTCACCGCCCGTGTCAGCCCATCCGCCGGAGCGCAAGACCGCGCGCCGCGTCTTCCTCGCCACGAGCGCGGTGCTCGTCGTCGCGCTCTGCATCACCGCGCACGCCGTGATGCTCCCCTTCGTGCTCGCGCTCGTCGTGGCGTACGTGCTGACGCCCGCGGTCCTGCGCGTCGAGCGCAAACGCGTGCCGCGCTGGGCCGCGATCCTGCTCGTCTACGCGATGACGCTCGGCGCGATCGGCGGCTTCATCGGGATGATCGTCCCGCGCCTCGTCACCGAGGGGCAGGCCCTCGCATCCGAGTGGCCGAACCTCACGCGCAAGGTGCGGAGCGAGTGGCTGCCGGCGATCGACTCGCGCCTCGTGCGCTGGGCCGGGCAACGCCCCGCGGAGAGCGCGCCGGAGCCCACGCCGAACGCGAGCCCCGAGATCAACGCGGGTGAGGCGCAGAAGGCCGAGGCGCAGGAAGCCGAGCGCCCGCCGCTCCGGATCGTCAAGCGTGACGACGGCTCGTACGACGTCTTCGTGAGCGAGGATCTGCGCCTGCACGAGGTGCAGCACGGCACCTGGGAGGTCGTGAACGAGGAGCCGAAGAACATCTCGAGCGCGGGCCTCTTGCGCGAGGGGTTCGACAAGGCGCTGCTCTACCTGCGCCAGAACGCGACGCTCGTGCTCCAGGTCGGCCAGAAGATCGCGGGCGCGATCTCGCGCGGGATCTTCAACCTCTTCATGACGTTGATGCTCGCGGGTTACATCATCCTGACGCACGAGAAGATCCTCGCGTTCTTCCGCGACCTCTGGGATCCGACCTCGCACCACACCTTCGACAGGTTCATGCGCAGGCTCGATCGAGGCCTGTCCGGCGTCGTGCGTGGGCAGCTCCTCATCTGCCTCGTGAACGGCGTGCTCTCGGCGATCGGCTTCTGGCTCTTCCACCTGAAGTACTGGCCGATCCTCTCGATCCTCGCGGCCGTGATGTCGCTGATCCCGATCTTCGGCTCGATCCTGAGCTCGATCCCGGCCGTGCTCATCGGCCTCACGCAGTCGCCGATGACGGCGTTCGGCGTGCTCGCGTGGATCGTGGGCATCCACCAGCTCGAGGCGAACTTCCTGAACCCGAAGATCATCGGCGACGCGGCCAAGATCCACCCCGTCCTCGTCGTGTTCTCGCTGCTCGTGGGCGAGCACTTCTTCCAGATCACGGGCGCGCTCTTCGCGGTGCCGTGCATGTCCATCGCCCAGACCATCTTCCTGCACTTCCGCGAGTCGACGATGGGCCTGTCCGATCCCATGTCGACGCACCCGCCCAAGGCCAAGGTGCGTCCGGACGTGAAGGAGACGCCGTCGACGCCGGAGGCGGGCGCCGCGGGCTGA
- a CDS encoding tetratricopeptide repeat protein, whose protein sequence is MKTSDKPKNNTPEKPKTADKPKAAREALIAAARDKQAAAPDPLQMLEPKKLAVRIGIPLALVWCIALFISGWISKVVALVVTLGVAALVVWVLRYAQRSRAVANLVRGADTPEARKEAIEKLESEFGKDDTAAVFARAQLELQEDPKKALATLESIKLEKVMPPVADEARAQRAMIHLVLGETEAAKGLVDKIDLGRHKDAKSRATIAAIVGEAWARAGQAKKAVELLDTLDPNDATYADIKPQLLRSRAFAYAWTNDTKRMKQILRQLSALNPQYLASFITKKKLPGGVSPKGVHPLLEKEAFEMISKSGMIPRKMEYRRS, encoded by the coding sequence TTGAAGACGTCCGACAAGCCGAAGAACAACACCCCGGAGAAACCGAAGACCGCGGACAAGCCGAAGGCCGCGCGCGAGGCGCTCATCGCCGCCGCGCGCGACAAACAGGCGGCCGCGCCCGATCCGCTCCAGATGCTCGAGCCGAAGAAGCTCGCGGTCCGGATCGGCATCCCGCTCGCGCTCGTCTGGTGCATCGCGCTCTTCATCTCGGGCTGGATCTCGAAGGTCGTGGCGCTCGTCGTGACGCTCGGCGTGGCGGCCCTGGTCGTCTGGGTCTTGCGGTACGCGCAGCGCTCGCGCGCCGTGGCGAACCTCGTGCGCGGCGCGGACACGCCCGAGGCGCGCAAGGAGGCCATCGAGAAGCTCGAGAGCGAGTTCGGCAAGGACGACACCGCGGCTGTCTTCGCCCGCGCGCAGCTCGAGCTGCAGGAGGATCCGAAGAAGGCGCTGGCGACGCTGGAGAGCATCAAGCTCGAGAAGGTCATGCCGCCGGTCGCCGACGAGGCGCGGGCGCAACGCGCGATGATCCACCTCGTGCTCGGCGAGACCGAGGCGGCCAAGGGCCTCGTCGACAAGATCGACCTCGGCCGGCACAAGGACGCGAAGAGCCGGGCGACGATCGCGGCGATCGTGGGCGAGGCGTGGGCGCGGGCCGGTCAGGCGAAGAAGGCCGTGGAGCTGCTCGACACGCTCGATCCGAACGACGCGACCTACGCCGACATCAAGCCGCAGCTCCTCCGCTCGCGCGCGTTCGCGTACGCGTGGACGAACGACACGAAGCGGATGAAGCAGATCCTGCGGCAGCTCTCGGCGCTCAACCCGCAGTACCTCGCGTCGTTCATCACGAAGAAGAAGCTGCCCGGCGGCGTCTCGCCGAAGGGCGTGCATCCGCTGCTCGAAAAAGAGGCCTTCGAGATGATCTCCAAGAGCGGGATGATCCCGCGCAAGATGGAGTATCGACGGTCCTAG
- a CDS encoding response regulator, with the protein MAAPLRAGTMGTIEQGSRGVLVVEDDPDIRETIAQILEEEGYEVRGASNGKQALDLLHEGVRPQLILLDLMMPVMDGWRFRTEQRQDPTIADIPVIVISADGNLRQQAAKIQANGYLRKPVGIDTLLDAVERFLKPPAPSS; encoded by the coding sequence GTGGCCGCGCCTTTGCGGGCGGGGACCATGGGCACGATCGAGCAGGGGAGCCGCGGCGTCCTCGTCGTCGAGGACGATCCGGACATCCGTGAGACCATCGCGCAGATCCTCGAGGAAGAGGGCTACGAGGTGCGTGGCGCGAGCAACGGAAAGCAGGCGCTCGACCTGCTCCACGAGGGCGTTCGCCCGCAGCTCATCCTGCTCGACCTGATGATGCCGGTCATGGACGGCTGGCGCTTCCGGACCGAGCAACGACAGGATCCGACGATCGCCGACATCCCCGTCATCGTGATCTCGGCCGACGGCAACCTCCGGCAGCAGGCCGCGAAGATCCAGGCGAACGGATACCTGCGCAAGCCCGTCGGCATCGACACGTTGCTCGACGCGGTCGAGCGATTCCTCAAGCCGCCGGCGCCGTCGTCCTAG
- a CDS encoding HIT family protein: MAQACTFCRIAAGDLPAHLVLDEPEILAFLDRSPLFVGHCLVVPRAHVPTLLDLPEPSIGPLFAAAQRVARAIEPALSAEGSFVAMNNKISQSVPHLHVHVVPRRKKDGLRGFFWPRAKYTSDEEMARVAEALRAALRSPA, from the coding sequence ATGGCCCAGGCATGCACCTTTTGTCGTATTGCGGCAGGTGATCTTCCTGCCCATCTCGTGCTCGACGAGCCCGAGATCCTCGCCTTCCTCGATCGCAGCCCCTTGTTCGTGGGCCACTGCCTCGTCGTTCCCCGCGCCCACGTGCCGACGCTACTCGATCTACCCGAGCCGTCGATCGGTCCCCTCTTTGCGGCCGCGCAGCGCGTGGCGCGCGCGATCGAGCCTGCGCTCTCGGCCGAGGGATCGTTCGTGGCGATGAACAACAAGATAAGCCAGAGCGTGCCGCACCTGCACGTGCACGTGGTGCCGCGGCGCAAGAAGGATGGCCTGCGGGGCTTCTTCTGGCCGCGCGCGAAGTACACGAGCGACGAGGAGATGGCGCGTGTCGCCGAGGCGCTACGCGCGGCGCTGCGATCTCCCGCATAA
- a CDS encoding PEP/pyruvate-binding domain-containing protein — protein MTFVRPLAALDRSSLPIAGGKAANLGEMIRAGVPVPPGFVATTSAFRVAAEAAKIGPSLDALAKADPSDRARLAALAADIRAALSSAPVPDVIAEACVRAYEDDLGGATVAVRSSATAEDLPDASFAGQQDTYLGVLGKDALLDAVRRCWASLFTERAVVYRADRAIDPREVSLAVVVQRLVFARAAGVLFTANPVTGRRREAVIDAAPGLGEAVVSGATNPDHLEIRVDTGEIVARRLGDKRVVIEALPGGGTRHEQRADGSTGPCISDAEARALAKMGARVEAHFGAPQDIEWAIDPEGEILLVQSRPITTLFPIPVGPWSKEGDLRVLFSFNVAQGVFRPFSPMGVQLWRAFFGNVARVTSLWDGDPIEGAPFVAVSASRLFLDITDVIRNPLGHRLLVFVSARMEARTGAVLRALLEEPRLGLVRTPAWKIARGVARAASSMRAPRRVLRGLVSPDEVPAHIEADVEAAIALAQVPDGSPPSAYLDAVERMLPGFSAVFLHMPSVAVGFVALRVLRGLLGEDLDEAEVHTLLRSLPNNPTTEMDLELWSLSRRVGADPASRSALREETPAALAERHAERALPAVLQRELEAFLARWGARGVAEIDIGVPRWRDDPTHILGSLANYLALGDDVAPPDVAFERGAREAERMAEELASRARAKGMLRGAAVRFAADRVRRLMGVREAPKFGVVRIIAHARALLLEAGRLLVREGNLAAEDDVFLLDLRELRAVVAGDDLRALVAERRRMITQELGRKHVPRILLSDGTEPEVMAAAASDEHGLSGTPACAGRVTGKARVVLDPVGAKIEPGEILVAPSTDPGWTPLFLTAGGLVMEMGGSMSHGAVVAREYGIPAVVGVAGATARITTGQVITVDGGAGRVVTA, from the coding sequence GTGACCTTCGTACGTCCGCTCGCCGCGCTCGATCGCTCTTCCCTCCCCATCGCCGGCGGCAAAGCCGCGAACCTCGGCGAGATGATCCGCGCGGGTGTCCCGGTCCCGCCCGGGTTCGTCGCGACGACCTCCGCCTTCCGCGTCGCGGCGGAGGCGGCGAAGATCGGCCCCTCCCTCGACGCGCTCGCGAAGGCCGATCCGAGCGATCGCGCCCGCCTCGCCGCGCTCGCGGCCGACATCCGCGCCGCGCTCTCGTCCGCGCCCGTGCCCGACGTGATCGCCGAGGCGTGCGTTCGCGCCTACGAGGACGATCTCGGCGGCGCGACCGTCGCCGTGCGTTCGTCGGCCACGGCCGAGGATCTGCCGGACGCGAGTTTTGCCGGACAGCAGGACACCTACCTCGGTGTCCTCGGCAAGGACGCGCTGCTCGACGCGGTTCGCCGCTGCTGGGCTTCGCTCTTCACCGAGCGCGCCGTCGTGTACCGCGCGGATCGCGCGATCGATCCTCGCGAGGTCTCCCTCGCGGTCGTCGTGCAGCGCCTCGTGTTCGCGCGCGCGGCGGGCGTGCTCTTCACGGCGAACCCCGTGACGGGCCGGCGCCGCGAGGCCGTGATCGACGCGGCGCCGGGCCTCGGCGAGGCCGTCGTGAGTGGCGCGACGAACCCCGATCACCTCGAGATCCGCGTGGACACGGGCGAGATCGTCGCCCGCCGCCTCGGGGACAAACGGGTGGTGATCGAGGCCCTGCCAGGCGGGGGGACGCGCCACGAGCAACGCGCAGACGGCTCGACGGGGCCTTGTATCTCCGACGCGGAGGCGCGCGCGCTCGCGAAGATGGGCGCGCGGGTCGAGGCGCATTTCGGCGCGCCGCAGGACATCGAGTGGGCGATCGATCCCGAAGGAGAGATCCTCCTCGTGCAGTCGCGCCCGATCACCACGCTCTTCCCGATCCCGGTAGGTCCCTGGTCGAAGGAGGGCGATCTGCGCGTCCTCTTCAGCTTCAACGTGGCGCAGGGTGTCTTCCGCCCGTTCTCGCCGATGGGCGTGCAGCTCTGGCGGGCCTTCTTCGGCAACGTCGCGAGGGTGACGAGCCTCTGGGACGGCGATCCCATCGAGGGCGCGCCCTTCGTGGCCGTCTCCGCGAGTCGGTTGTTCCTCGACATCACGGACGTCATCCGCAATCCGCTCGGCCACCGCCTCCTGGTCTTCGTGTCGGCGCGGATGGAAGCGCGGACGGGCGCCGTGCTGCGCGCGCTCCTCGAAGAACCGCGCCTCGGTCTCGTGCGCACGCCTGCCTGGAAGATCGCGCGTGGCGTCGCCCGCGCGGCCTCGTCGATGCGCGCGCCGCGGAGGGTCCTTCGCGGGCTCGTGTCGCCGGACGAGGTCCCTGCGCACATCGAGGCCGACGTCGAGGCGGCGATCGCGCTCGCCCAGGTGCCCGATGGCTCCCCGCCGTCGGCCTATCTCGACGCCGTCGAGCGCATGCTCCCCGGCTTCAGCGCCGTCTTCCTGCACATGCCGAGCGTGGCGGTTGGCTTCGTCGCGCTGCGCGTGCTGCGCGGCTTGCTCGGAGAGGACCTCGACGAGGCCGAGGTCCACACGCTCTTGCGCTCGCTGCCGAACAACCCGACGACCGAGATGGACCTCGAGCTCTGGTCGCTCTCGCGCCGCGTCGGCGCCGATCCTGCCTCGCGAAGCGCTCTGCGCGAGGAGACCCCCGCCGCGCTCGCCGAGCGTCACGCCGAGCGAGCGCTGCCGGCCGTGCTCCAGCGTGAGCTCGAAGCGTTCCTCGCGCGCTGGGGCGCGCGTGGCGTCGCGGAGATCGACATCGGCGTGCCTCGGTGGCGCGACGACCCGACGCACATCCTCGGCAGCCTCGCGAACTACCTCGCGCTCGGCGACGACGTGGCGCCGCCGGACGTGGCGTTCGAGCGTGGCGCGCGCGAGGCGGAGCGGATGGCGGAGGAGCTCGCGTCCCGGGCGCGCGCGAAGGGCATGCTGCGCGGCGCGGCGGTTCGTTTCGCGGCGGACCGCGTGCGCAGGCTCATGGGCGTACGCGAGGCGCCGAAGTTCGGGGTCGTGCGCATCATCGCGCACGCCCGCGCGCTCTTGCTCGAGGCCGGCCGGCTGCTCGTGCGCGAAGGGAACCTCGCGGCCGAGGACGACGTGTTCCTCCTCGACCTGCGCGAGCTGCGCGCGGTCGTCGCGGGCGACGATCTCCGCGCGCTCGTGGCCGAGCGCCGGCGCATGATCACGCAGGAGCTCGGCCGCAAGCACGTGCCGCGGATCCTGCTCTCGGACGGCACGGAGCCCGAGGTGATGGCCGCGGCCGCGTCGGACGAGCATGGTTTGTCGGGTACGCCCGCCTGCGCGGGGCGTGTCACGGGCAAGGCGCGCGTGGTGCTGGATCCGGTGGGCGCGAAGATCGAGCCCGGCGAGATCCTGGTCGCGCCGTCGACGGATCCCGGCTGGACCCCGCTCTTCCTGACGGCCGGAGGGCTCGTGATGGAGATGGGCGGGAGCATGTCGCACGGCGCGGTGGTGGCGCGCGAGTACGGGATCCCGGCCGTCGTCGGCGTCGCCGGCGCGACGGCGCGGATCACGACGGGGCAGGTCATCACCGTCGATGGTGGGGCGGGCCGGGTCGTCACCGCGTAG
- the asnS gene encoding asparagine--tRNA ligase, translating to MQIHRVQELFKQSPVGQRIAVCGWVRTRRDAKNNFSFLEINDGSCLKNLQVIADGALENYETDVKKLGTGSSVRVEGVVVASQGKEQAIEIKAERVHVYGFSPEDFPLQKKRHGFDYLRTIGHLRPRTNTFGAVTRIRHTLSMAVHDFFRSRGFFYVQTPIITANDCEGAGEMFQVTTLDLDKPPRTPEGKIDYARDFFGRRTSLTVSGQLEGETYAMALGNIYTFGPTFRAENSNTTRHLAEFWMIEPEMAFADLDHNAFIAEEFLKHVIRAVLEQNQDDLHLLDSFVQKGLKESLQNIVAGPFARMTYTEAVEILEKSGQKFEYPAKWGSSLQTEHERYLTEVHLKRPVILTDYPKDFTAFYMRLNDDKKTVRNMDVLVPQIGEIIGGSQREERYDVLLERMQEAGLKPEDYAFYLDLRKYGTAPHAGFGLGFERLVLLCTGMGNIRDVIPFPRTPGHCEF from the coding sequence ATGCAGATTCATCGCGTACAGGAGCTTTTCAAGCAGTCGCCCGTTGGCCAGCGCATCGCCGTGTGTGGTTGGGTCCGCACGCGTCGCGACGCGAAGAACAACTTCTCCTTCCTGGAGATCAACGACGGCTCCTGCCTGAAGAACCTGCAGGTCATCGCGGACGGCGCGCTCGAGAACTACGAGACCGACGTGAAGAAGCTCGGCACGGGCTCGAGCGTGCGCGTCGAGGGCGTCGTCGTCGCGAGCCAGGGCAAGGAGCAGGCGATCGAGATCAAGGCCGAGCGCGTGCACGTCTACGGCTTCTCGCCCGAGGATTTCCCGCTGCAGAAGAAGCGCCACGGCTTCGACTACCTGCGCACGATCGGGCACCTCAGGCCGCGCACGAACACCTTCGGCGCCGTCACGCGCATCCGCCACACCCTGTCGATGGCCGTGCACGACTTCTTCCGCTCGCGCGGCTTCTTCTACGTGCAGACGCCGATCATCACGGCGAACGACTGCGAAGGCGCGGGCGAGATGTTCCAGGTCACGACGCTCGACCTCGACAAACCCCCGCGCACGCCCGAGGGCAAGATCGACTACGCGAGGGACTTCTTCGGCCGCCGCACGAGCCTCACGGTGAGCGGCCAGCTCGAGGGCGAGACCTACGCGATGGCCCTCGGCAACATCTACACCTTCGGCCCCACGTTCCGCGCCGAGAACTCCAACACCACGCGCCACCTCGCCGAGTTCTGGATGATCGAGCCCGAGATGGCCTTCGCGGATCTCGATCACAACGCGTTCATCGCGGAGGAGTTCCTGAAGCACGTCATCCGCGCCGTGCTCGAGCAGAACCAGGACGACCTCCACCTGCTCGACAGCTTCGTGCAGAAGGGCCTCAAGGAGAGCCTGCAGAACATCGTGGCCGGCCCCTTCGCGCGCATGACGTACACCGAGGCGGTCGAGATCCTCGAGAAGTCCGGCCAGAAGTTCGAGTACCCGGCGAAGTGGGGCTCGAGCCTGCAGACGGAGCACGAGCGGTACCTGACCGAGGTGCACCTCAAGAGGCCCGTGATCCTCACGGACTACCCGAAGGATTTCACGGCCTTCTACATGCGCCTCAACGACGACAAGAAGACCGTCCGCAACATGGACGTGCTCGTGCCGCAGATCGGCGAGATCATCGGCGGCAGCCAGCGCGAGGAGCGGTACGACGTGCTCCTCGAGCGCATGCAGGAGGCCGGCCTGAAGCCCGAGGACTACGCGTTTTACCTCGACCTCCGCAAGTACGGCACGGCCCCGCACGCCGGCTTCGGCCTCGGCTTCGAGCGCCTCGTCCTGCTCTGCACCGGCATGGGCAACATCCGCGACGTGATCCCGTTCCCGCGCACGCCGGGCCATTGCGAGTTCTGA
- a CDS encoding sulfurtransferase — MSEGPLVTVDWLAARVSDPRVVVVDVRWYLSGKRGVDAYDAGHIPGASFVDLDRELAGDHARGPGRHPLPAPDDFAALHARLGVTEDSIVVAYDDAGGAIAARMWWLLRYFGFRGGRVLDGGIGAWIAAGHPLDTGRPRRAVAPTPALRPGSAPVVGKADVARLAALGPEAAVLLDARARERYEGRVEPIDARAGHVPGARSAPFVENLVAPGGAFLPREALEARYRALGALDAESVVCYCGSGVTACHALLALVLLGREDVALYEGSWSDWSRDATLPIETG, encoded by the coding sequence ATGTCCGAAGGTCCGCTCGTCACGGTGGATTGGCTCGCGGCGCGTGTGTCCGATCCACGCGTCGTCGTCGTCGACGTGCGCTGGTACCTCTCGGGCAAGCGTGGCGTGGACGCGTACGACGCGGGCCACATCCCGGGCGCTTCGTTCGTGGATCTCGACCGCGAGCTCGCCGGGGATCATGCGCGCGGCCCGGGCCGTCATCCTCTCCCCGCGCCTGATGACTTCGCCGCTTTGCACGCGCGCCTCGGCGTCACCGAGGACTCGATCGTCGTCGCCTACGACGACGCGGGTGGTGCGATCGCGGCGCGTATGTGGTGGCTGCTCCGCTACTTCGGGTTTCGCGGCGGGCGTGTCCTCGACGGCGGGATCGGCGCGTGGATCGCGGCGGGCCACCCGCTCGACACGGGCCGTCCTCGGCGAGCGGTCGCGCCGACCCCCGCGCTCCGACCTGGCAGCGCTCCCGTCGTGGGCAAAGCCGACGTCGCTCGCCTCGCCGCGCTGGGGCCGGAGGCTGCCGTCCTCCTCGATGCGCGGGCTCGCGAGCGCTACGAGGGCCGCGTCGAGCCGATCGACGCGCGCGCCGGGCACGTCCCTGGGGCTCGGAGCGCGCCTTTCGTGGAGAACCTCGTGGCCCCCGGCGGGGCCTTCCTGCCGCGCGAGGCGCTCGAGGCGCGGTACCGGGCGCTCGGCGCGCTCGATGCGGAGAGCGTCGTCTGTTACTGCGGCTCCGGCGTCACGGCGTGCCACGCGCTGCTCGCGCTCGTGCTGCTCGGCCGCGAGGACGTCGCTCTGTACGAGGGCTCCTGGAGTGATTGGTCGCGGGACGCGACGCTGCCGATCGAGACGGGCTGA
- a CDS encoding serine/threonine protein kinase, translating to MSSQPLFAGKYRLIRMLGKGAMGEVWLAEEEGPRNFRRRVAVKRLLTAGDIGDVATDSFVAEAQVIARLDHPNVVRLIELGNAEGGLYLVLEFVDGAALDRIFKRTGALAPATVAYIGREVARALEAVHGMCDENGHNCGVVHRDVTPSNILVARDGRVRLSDFGVARISGLGGEKTETGVFKGKLPYMPPEQARGEPFDGRADVFALGVTLFEGLLGRRLRKAETQTQLLMMIASEPVARVHELVPGVPPALAHAIDRSTELDPRRRIADGSELAYLMDEALRALGPSAVKEAQAELRARVEQVAGAPAGGSNAPGTGQAKRPQEWSMQLGTGAQRPSAFPQENTRSSDAPGQASYGSYGHAGQPGTGAGRISTPAYHPSMAGTPGSAPGSNPTSGGLGVTNVSSFADAGAPSSLGTSGRRSMVLPIIALAGFTILGGVTAFFVLSQSASSPRADQAATSAAPSAAVVAPSASIAAAPSATAIEVEPATAPSSAPSSAPTEKVAQGTGPRPVDPRRTGGGSLAPTASASAAEAPSNEPGTLVVSVSPWADVTVDGRSVGTTPLAPLSLAPGPHSVILRNSELGASRSMSVTIKPGKPSSIRVDLRRSE from the coding sequence ATGAGCTCCCAGCCTCTCTTCGCGGGCAAGTACCGCCTCATCCGCATGCTCGGCAAGGGCGCGATGGGCGAGGTCTGGCTCGCCGAGGAGGAGGGGCCGCGCAACTTCCGCCGCCGCGTCGCCGTCAAGCGCCTGCTCACCGCGGGGGACATCGGCGACGTCGCGACCGACTCGTTCGTCGCCGAGGCGCAGGTGATCGCGCGCCTCGACCACCCGAACGTCGTCCGCCTGATCGAGCTCGGCAACGCCGAGGGGGGCCTCTACCTCGTGCTCGAGTTCGTCGACGGCGCCGCGCTCGATCGCATCTTCAAGCGCACGGGCGCGCTCGCGCCCGCGACGGTCGCGTACATCGGCCGCGAGGTCGCGCGCGCGCTCGAGGCGGTGCACGGCATGTGCGACGAGAACGGCCACAACTGCGGCGTCGTTCATCGCGACGTCACGCCGTCGAACATCCTCGTCGCGCGGGACGGCCGCGTGCGGCTCTCGGACTTCGGCGTGGCGCGGATCTCGGGCCTCGGCGGTGAGAAGACCGAGACCGGCGTGTTCAAGGGCAAACTCCCGTACATGCCGCCCGAGCAGGCGCGCGGCGAGCCCTTCGACGGTCGGGCCGACGTCTTCGCGCTCGGCGTCACGCTCTTCGAAGGGCTGCTCGGGCGCAGGTTGCGCAAGGCGGAGACGCAGACGCAGCTCCTCATGATGATCGCGAGCGAGCCCGTCGCGCGCGTGCACGAGCTCGTGCCGGGCGTGCCGCCCGCGCTCGCGCATGCGATCGATCGCTCGACGGAGCTCGACCCACGGAGGCGCATCGCCGACGGCAGCGAGCTCGCGTATCTCATGGACGAGGCGCTGCGCGCGCTCGGGCCGAGCGCGGTGAAGGAAGCACAAGCCGAGCTCCGCGCGCGCGTCGAGCAGGTGGCGGGCGCGCCCGCGGGAGGTTCGAACGCGCCGGGCACGGGGCAAGCGAAGCGGCCGCAGGAGTGGAGCATGCAGCTCGGCACGGGCGCGCAGCGGCCGAGCGCTTTTCCGCAGGAGAACACGCGATCGTCCGACGCGCCGGGGCAAGCCTCGTACGGCTCGTACGGGCACGCGGGGCAGCCGGGGACGGGCGCCGGGCGGATCTCGACGCCCGCGTATCACCCCTCGATGGCGGGGACGCCGGGGTCCGCGCCCGGTTCGAATCCGACGAGCGGCGGCCTCGGCGTGACCAACGTGTCGAGCTTCGCGGACGCGGGCGCGCCGTCGAGCCTGGGGACGAGCGGGCGACGCTCGATGGTGCTGCCCATCATCGCGCTCGCGGGCTTCACGATCCTCGGCGGCGTGACGGCGTTTTTCGTGCTGTCGCAGAGCGCGTCGTCGCCACGCGCAGATCAAGCCGCCACGTCGGCGGCGCCGAGCGCGGCCGTGGTCGCGCCGTCGGCTTCGATCGCGGCTGCGCCGAGCGCGACGGCCATCGAGGTCGAGCCCGCGACCGCGCCTTCGAGCGCGCCTTCGTCCGCGCCGACCGAGAAGGTCGCGCAGGGGACGGGCCCGCGGCCCGTCGATCCGCGGCGCACGGGCGGAGGTTCTCTGGCGCCGACCGCGTCGGCGTCCGCGGCCGAGGCGCCGTCGAACGAGCCGGGCACGCTCGTCGTGTCGGTCTCGCCGTGGGCCGACGTGACCGTGGACGGGCGCTCGGTCGGGACCACGCCGCTCGCGCCGCTCTCGCTCGCGCCGGGCCCGCACTCGGTGATCCTGCGCAACAGCGAGCTCGGCGCGTCGCGCAGCATGTCGGTCACGATCAAGCCGGGCAAACCGTCGTCGATTCGAGTGGATCTGCGCAGGTCGGAGTAG